The DNA segment GCGACCATCGAGGTCTCCTTCGGGCCCGCGTGGGGGCCGTTGGTCTCGAAGAGCTCGTCGACCAGTTCCGGGATTGACTCGTCCCACATCCACTCGATGGCGTAGGCGGTGCCGTCCCTGTGGAGGCGCTTCGAGACCTCCCGGAGGTGGGCCACGTTCCCTCCGTGGGCGTTGACGTAGATTACCCGGTCGATCCCGTGGTAGGTGAGGTTTCGGGTGAGGCTCTCGACGTAGTCGCGAAAAACCGGCGGCTCGACCCACATCGTCCCGGGGAACTGCCGATGGTGGTCGCTCACCCCGACCGTGATCGTCGGCGTACAGAGGTACCCCGTCCGCTCTGCGGCCTCGTGCGCCAGCCCGCGGGCGATCATGTGGTCCGTCCCCTCGGGGAGGTGGGGTCCGTGCTGTTCCGTCGAACCCAGCGGTACCAGCGCGATCGACTCGTCGTAGTCGGCGACCTCGGGCCAGGTGTGGTCCGGCAGGTACATGGATGACTGCAGGAGCGCGGACACTAACGGTCTTCCGGCTTCGTCGGCGAGCGGCGAATCCACACCGCTTATGCTCTACCCGACGGAACCCGTACCCGAGGGCACGTAGCTCAGTCCGGATAGAGCGTCGGACTTCTAATCCGACGGTCGTGGGTTCGAATCCCATCGTGCCCGTGATTCTGCGACGAACGGACGTGAGGAGCGAATCACGAACTGAGATGGGTTCGAATCAGGGAGGAGCGTTGCTCCGACCGTGGTTCGAATCCCATCATGCCCGTAGATTCTGTTGCGAGCGACAGCGAGCAACGAAGTGAGGACCGGGTGGGATTCGAGCCCTGCCAGTCGCGCACAGCGAACGGAGTGAGCGAGCACGTCTGGCTTCGGTTCGAATTTCATCGTGCCTGTGCGAACGTTGTCGGTTCAGCGCTTCTACACAGAAGCTACAGCGAACGCCGGAGGACGGAGAATTCCGCCGATCTACGATCCCACTTCCGCGCTGAAAAATCGGATCCCGTTAGACAGCGTACCGCCCCGTCGCAGTCGGGCGATTTTCGGTGTCGTCTCGTGGGGACTCTCGAGGTGGTCGGCGTGACGATCACAGACGCGGAAGGCCAACCGACTACACCGCCTCGAAGTTCTCGATGATGCGGTCGGCGAGGTGGTCGCCGAGGGGGAGCGAGCAGGTCAGCCCGGGCGAGACCGCGTTGAGCACGTGCGTCGAGGCGTCCGTGTGTCGAACGACTGGGTCTTTGACGAGGTCGCCGTCCGCACTCACGAGCTGGGCGCGGATGCCGGCGTAGCTCTTCGTGACGTCGTCGGCCGAGAGGGAGGGAACGAGGCGTCGGGCCGCCTCGACGAACGCCGTCTTGCGGTAGGACTTGTTTACCTCGGTGGCGGCGACCCGGAGCATCTTTGGGTCCGAGACGAGGCGTCGGAAGCCACGGTACCCGAGGATCTCGACGAGGTCGCGTGGATTCACGTCCGTGTTGGTGTAGGCCTCCCGACCGAGGGCGAGCACCGCGTTCGGCCCGACGATGACCGTGCCGTCGGTCCGTCGGGTGTAGTGGACGCCGAGGAACGGCAATTCGGGATCCGGCGTCGGGTAGATCATCGACCGACAGAGTTCCCGCCGGTCGGGAACGACCTCGTAGTACTCCCCACGGAACGGGATCACCTGGAGGTCCGTCCCGACGTCGAAGGCGTCGGCGACGCGATCGGCGTGTAATCCCGCGCAATTGACGACGTACCGCGCGTTCAGCCGTCCCGAGGAGGTCCGGAGTCGAAAGCCGTCGCGGGTCGGCGAGACGCCCTCGACGCGCGTGTCGGTGTAGAAGTCGACGCCTGTGGCTCTCGCGTCCCTCGCCAGCGAGTAGACGTACTGCTGGGCGTCGATCGACGCCGCCGCTGGTGCGACGAGCGCGGCCTGGCCGGCGGCGTGGGGTTCGTACGACTCGATGGCGTCGGCTCCGCGGAGCAACTCGGCTTCGACGCCGTTCGCGTCGGCCTGCCGTTGGAGGTCGCGTAGTCGACGCTCCTCGGCGTCGGACTGGGCGACGACGAGGACGCCGTCGTTCGCTATCGGGACATCGTTCTCGGCTGCGTAGGTCTTCATCCGTCGCGTCCCCTCGGTCGCGAACCGAGCCTTCAGCGACCCCGGTTCGTAGTTGAATCCCGGGTGGAGGACGCCCGAATTCCGACCGCTCTGGTGGACGGCGAGGTGGTGTTCTTTCTCCACCACCGCCACGTCGAGTGCGGACGCCGTCGACAGCGAGCGGGCGACCGAACACCCGATGCAACCGCCCCCGATGATGACGATGTCGTGTGTCGACACGTTGGGGGCGATGCGGTCGCGGACGATAAGTGTACTCACCTGGGGACTCACTCGTGTGCGGAGTGCCGTCGGCCGACAGTAGGCTGGACGATCGAGCCGCTGTTCAGGAAACGCTTCGTCCCTGACCTGACTCCGAACTGGGTCACTCCGTCGATACATCAGAGCGGTCCTCCTCCACTTTCATCTCCTCCGTCTCCTCCTTCTCCACTCCCTTCTCCTCCGTCTCCACTTTCATCACCCCCACCACAATCCCACATCTTCACCTCCTCCTCTCCTCGGTGGAATCGTCGCTCTCACCACCGGTTGCCGCTCGTTCCCCTGTAATTCCCGGACAGGACCGATGCGTGTTCACAGTCCCGCCCGAGATTCGCCTTTTAGCCACACAGAGGCATATTGATGGATTTACACTAGTCGATAATTTTTATACGGTGCAGTATGCAACAGGTGTATGCCCATGAACGAGTTACTCGTCGTGGCGGAGCCAGCAATCGAACTGCTGACGACCATCGACTTCGTCTGGGGCTTCGAGGTCGCCGACGTCGAACTGTTCAAGCGCGTGTCGTCGTACGGCGGGCCCTGATCGGGTTCGACGACGAAAGTGAGCCGCGTCAGTCCTCGCTTGGCCGACGCGGAGTCGAGGCCGGCATCCACGGAGTGTCACGACACCGTCGGGATTTCAGTGGCCGGTATCGCCTCGCCCGGAGAATACGGTGGCAGTAGCCGTCGGATTCGATCAGGTTAGCAGCGCGACGAGTCGGTCCGTCGCGTCCGGAACCGACCGCGCCTGTGCGGTCGCGATGGCGTACAGGGCGATCATTTCGACCGCGGTCGGTTCGGGCAGGTACGAGGCGTCGTCTTCGGCCTGTTCGTCGGCGTTTCGAATACGCCAGTACGCGTATTCGAGTCCACTGTCGACGAGCGCCGGGTGCGCGGCGTCCGCCCGGCCCGATTCGAGGGCCGCCACCGCATCCGCTCGCGCCGTTCGAACCGCCGAGCCGTCGTCCGGGCGATCGAGTCCGCCGTCCGCGACGATCGCCCGGATCCGATCGAGCGCCCCCAGCAGGATCTCGACCCGGTACAGGTCGACGAGTACCTTCGCGAACCGGTCCGCCTCACGCGACTCGCTCGCGTGCTCGAACGTCGACCGGATTTCCCGGACGAGTACCTCCCCGACTCGCCGTCTCGGCGTTTCCTCGACCGGTGCGTCGAACAGGTCCTCGGCGACAGTACGCGACCGCTCCGGAAGGTCGGCGACGCGGTCTGCGAGGTCGTCGTGGAGCGTCGTCGTCGCCTCCCTGAACTCGTCGTCGAACGAACGCGGGTCGTCGAGTCCGTCGGCGTGTCGGTCCCCGAGGTGCTGGGCCTGGTCCAGTCTGGCGGCACCCGTCTCGAGACGCTCGTCGAGTTCACCGACGGCCCGAGCCTCGGCGTAGCCGTCCGCAATCGCGCCCGTCCGGAGTCGCTCGACCGCGAGCGCGGCCACCCGGAGTTCCTCTTCGACTCGTTCGTAGACGACCAGCGACGGGATCGGTTCTTCGCCGATCCGTTCGAACGCCGCCGCCTCCCGGACCCGCGTTTCGAGTGCGTCCACCTCGTCCAGTGCGTCGGCCCGCGTCCGGTTCCCGACGGCGGCGGCGACGGTACCGGCCGCGTGGGCGGCGCTCTCGCGCGCCCGGCGCAACGGCCGCAAGGCCGCCAGGTTCGTCGAGGCGTCTCTCACGTACGTCAGCCCCTCTCGCGCGCTCTCGCGCTCTCGATCGACGTACCGTCGCACGGCTTCGTTGGGAATCTTCGCGTCGAGGTCGTCGGGAATCGACGCCAGCAGGGAGTCGACGCGGTCGATTCCCGCGTCGACGTACTCGTCGGTCACGGTGAGAGGGAACGCATCAAGCGGGGCCGGACCGTCGACGCTCGCGATTTCCAGCAGCGTCGACCCTTCGACGTCGATCGGCGGCGGTTCGTCCGCGAAGCGATCGGTACACCCCGCGAGAGACGTGAGACCAAGCGCGCCACCGGTGAGTGCGCGGCGACGAGACAGTCGGTGGGTCATTCGGAATCACCGTCGGCGGCCGGCTGGCCTGGCGGGTGGTTACAGCCCGAGCTGGTGGTGATCGTCCCCGGGTACGGCCCGTTCTCGAACGTGACGGGAACTTCGATCGCCGTTACCTGCCGGTAGGTGTCGTCGACACTGCACTCGAACGAGGCATCGTGAAATCGCTGGCAGAACTCGATCGACAGCTCGTCGTCGGCTCGACGCTCGACGAGTTCGACGACCAGCTGGTGACAGGCGCGGGTCCGGTTGTCGGTCAGGAGGCCGGTCGCCTCGTCGAAGTCGATGGCCCGGAGGAACGCGAGCGGGTCGGCCGCGTCGTCGTCCGCCGCGAGCGGGTCAGCTTGCAATTCGAACTCGTCGACATCCGCGTCGGACGTGACGGAGTAAAGCGGCCCGCGTTCCCCATCGAGCACCGGGTCCGTCACGTCGAACCAGTACCTGCGGACCGCGAGGTCGGTGAACACGTCGTCCGGGTCGGGGTGTGGCTGTTGCGGCTGATCGAATGGGTCGGTGCCGTCAGTACAACCGGCCAGCAGCGCGAGCGTCCCGGTGGCGAGACCGAGATACTCGCGGCGGGTGGGGAGGGCCATGAACGAACGCTCTCCGGTTACTTTTCTACCAAAATACTATATTTGTTCCGGACGAATGCGGAGTTAAATCCACGAATTCCGGCGACGCCGCCGGCGCTAAGCGTAGGCACGCGGTGCGACCGGGCGACGCGGTCACTCCGATCTGGAGGCGTCGATCTCCTCGACGAACACCTGCCCGTCCGTGTCCAGGTCGTCGTACGCGACCGGTGGCTCCCACTCGGTGTAGTTGAATGGCTCCGTGAGGACGTGATAGCCGTTCGGCGTCGCTCGCGTCGACGCGACCGTCGTCTGCGTCTCCAGTGCGGCCGTGAACGTCTGGATCTCGGCTTCGGTGACGTCGTCGACGTCGAACTGGAAGTACTGGTCGTCCCGCACCGTCGGGCTGTGAAGCGCACTCTTCCAGCGCGAGTCGATCTCGCCGAGCTTCGGGGCGGCGTGGTCGTCGCCAGCGACGAGGTCGCGGATCCAGCCGTTCATCTCGTCGCGGAACTCGAAGTACGCGTCCAGCGTGTTCCGCGCGTTCACCGTGAGGTAGATCCGGAACACGAGGTCGTGTCGGGTGAGTAACGCCCGAAGGTCGTCGTACTGTCGCCTGACGTCATCGGCGTCGCGGAGGACGCGTCGGTGGACGACTTCGTCGGCACCCGTGAGATCGTCGTTGTGCGTCGCCCGCGCGATGGCCATGAGGATGTACGCCCGGTAGTCACCGAACTCGCACCAGTCCGTGATGGTCTCGACTGGGTCAGCTCTCGCGGCGTCTCCTCGTCGAAACGTATCGCCGCTCCCGTCCGTCATACCATCACCACGGCGACCGATCGTCGTATCGGTTTCTATCGACTCACCTGGCTCGGCACGGAGACCGAGCGCGACGGACGACCGTGCGGTCGAAGGCCCAACTCACCACGAACGCGAGCCGCTGGCGAAGTCGATCGCCGCGTTCGACGGTGCCGCGTTCGATCGATGGAGGGGTCCGGACCCGTCGGGCGGCCGCCGTCGACCGTTCAGTCGCCGTATCCACCGTCGTCGCCACTTTCGTTGCCGCCGGATTCGTCGCCGGTGGCGCTCTCGTTTCCGTCACCATCGCCGTCCTGGTCGTCGTCACCGACGCTCTCGTTTCCGTCACCATCGCTGTCTCCCGAAGCGTCGTCATCCTGGCCATCGCCCCCCGCGGCGTCGTCCATATCGGTGCCGCTCAGCATGTCGACTACGTCGGTTACGGACAGGAGCTGGCCCCTGATCTCACCGCCGGGGTTCGCCTCCGTGTGGACGTTCACGTAGGTGTCGCCGCTCGCGATCCGGTCTACGAGGGCGTCCAGTCGCTGGCCCTCAACCTCCTCGGTGAGGTGCTCCTCGGTGATCGTCCCGGTGGCCAGAATGCCGTCGTAGCGGCCTTCCTCCAGCCCGGGCTCGGTGGCGTCGGGGCCGGGATAGAGCCAGACTGCGACCGGGCCGTCCTCGCCCGCAGCGCCCAGGTGGATGTGCGCCTGCGTTGCGTCTTCGATCGCGGTGACGAGCACCGCGTACTGGAGTTCGCTTCGATCCCCGTTCGCGCTGACCACCGCGCCACCCGCCGCCACGGTGTCGATATCCGTGGTCTGCT comes from the Halovivax cerinus genome and includes:
- a CDS encoding CHRD domain-containing protein, whose product is MHDDTSAETAVSKRDGSMEVHRRGALAIGAATAVGAGLGVSTIPAAAQDDGDEQAELYVAALTGDQQTTDIDTVAAGGAVVSANGDRSELQYAVLVTAIEDATQAHIHLGAAGEDGPVAVWLYPGPDATEPGLEEGRYDGILATGTITEEHLTEEVEGQRLDALVDRIASGDTYVNVHTEANPGGEIRGQLLSVTDVVDMLSGTDMDDAAGGDGQDDDASGDSDGDGNESVGDDDQDGDGDGNESATGDESGGNESGDDGGYGD
- the lhgO gene encoding L-2-hydroxyglutarate oxidase; protein product: MSTHDIVIIGGGCIGCSVARSLSTASALDVAVVEKEHHLAVHQSGRNSGVLHPGFNYEPGSLKARFATEGTRRMKTYAAENDVPIANDGVLVVAQSDAEERRLRDLQRQADANGVEAELLRGADAIESYEPHAAGQAALVAPAAASIDAQQYVYSLARDARATGVDFYTDTRVEGVSPTRDGFRLRTSSGRLNARYVVNCAGLHADRVADAFDVGTDLQVIPFRGEYYEVVPDRRELCRSMIYPTPDPELPFLGVHYTRRTDGTVIVGPNAVLALGREAYTNTDVNPRDLVEILGYRGFRRLVSDPKMLRVAATEVNKSYRKTAFVEAARRLVPSLSADDVTKSYAGIRAQLVSADGDLVKDPVVRHTDASTHVLNAVSPGLTCSLPLGDHLADRIIENFEAV
- a CDS encoding creatininase family protein; protein product: MYLPDHTWPEVADYDESIALVPLGSTEQHGPHLPEGTDHMIARGLAHEAAERTGYLCTPTITVGVSDHHRQFPGTMWVEPPVFRDYVESLTRNLTYHGIDRVIYVNAHGGNVAHLREVSKRLHRDGTAYAIEWMWDESIPELVDELFETNGPHAGPKETSMVAYLEGLVREDELEAAYEGGMVPVERETFTKHGARVFHDSVENAANGSFGDPRDASAEKGEQLFEAATEQLVRLADWVADRPNDDLLPAERV